From Antedon mediterranea chromosome 9, ecAntMedi1.1, whole genome shotgun sequence, a single genomic window includes:
- the LOC140059352 gene encoding uncharacterized protein, which produces MQFVCKLGPRKAGAIIKTLKQENQRLENWIQLGQVIQIARRCPHGGELDNANPVRKDDTGLCPFCLQDDFPELSEGHNLKLAKNVENDVEVEGQSFDGTLTDTMLYNCTSRVCSFFSNSTNLCQGR; this is translated from the exons ATGCAGTTTGTGTGCAAACTGGGCCCAAGAAAAGCAGGCGCAATTATTAAG ACATTGAAACAAGAAAACCAAAGGCTTGAGAACTGGATTCAGCTTGGCCAAGTAATACAAATTGCTCGTCGATGTCCACATGGTGGGGAACTTGATAATGCCAACCCAGTGCGTAAAGATGATACTGGTCTGTGTCCATTCTGTTTACAGGACGACTTTCCTGAACTAAGTGAG GGGCACAACCTGAAACTtgcaaaaaatgttgaaaatgatgTTGAGGTTGAAGGTCAAAGTTTTGATGGGACACTGACTGATACAATGCTGTACAACTGCACTAGTAGAGTGTgctcatttttttcaaattctacAAATTTATGTCAAGGCAGATGA
- the LOC140058864 gene encoding EF-hand calcium-binding domain-containing protein 10-like yields MDNPRQDEAKEYLEKHKILELFDNITASLVFQRPENPKEFMIQEIKQLKEARTTQMDYPCLFDDSNIMSVYGMLDPTKKGFITLTQYKEALTALGCKTFDPCPVGMEFDRISQDTFTREAKMGLKRSSATVAPL; encoded by the exons ATGGACAATCCTAGACAAGATGAAGCTAAAGAGTATTTAGAAAAGCACAAGATTCTTGAATTATTTGACAATATCACTGCAAGTTTAGTTTTTCAACGACCAG AAAATCCAAAAGAATTTATGATACAAgagataaaacaattaaaagaaGCAAGAACAACCCAGATGGACTACCCATGTTTATTTGATGACAGTAACATCATGTCGGTGTATGGCATGCTGGACCCAACAAAAAAGGGTTTCATCACTCTTACACAGTATAAAGAAG CATTGACTGCTTTAGGATGCAAGACCTTTGACCCGTGTCCTGTTGGTATGGAATTTGATCGCATCTCTCAAGATACCTTTACAAGAGAAGC GAAAATGGGATTAAAGAGATCATCAGCTACAGTTGCAcctttgtaa